AGCAAAAGTATTACGGTTATGATAAGGATAGATTAAAAGTGAGTGTTGAGTGGGGGCATATGTAGTAACTGAAACCTTACGCGTCAGAAACTTGTTTTAATTGTTGGTGCGCTTTACACGCGACACATTGCTTTTTCTTATGTCATTCCTCTccttccattaaaaaaaaaaaaaattaagcgtattttttaacttgatctcaatttatattttttttaaaaattttgaagaagGTATATTAGGtagttataattttataaaaaattgaacaagttgATAATCCTCCTTTTCGGATATGATaggagtaaaaataaaaatttcttagGAAAGTgatataaaattacaatttatgtAAAAATTCAAGAACTCTTTCTTTGAAATAGATCTAGTGTTATTCTAATGATTAGACTATGTTCTATTCGAATTAATTATACATTTCTAATTCAAAATCCATCAACTCTATTACTAGGATTAGTTTGTGAAGATTGTGTTgattttatgcattttttttttttggggtttcCCATCTGGTATTCGGTACCCAAGGGGGCTCGAACtcgagacctcttggttaaggatgaaggagtactgACCCCTCCACAACAGTCCTTATCGGTGATCTTATGCACTTTGTAACATGGAAGCATATCTCACAATGTCAATGAGTTGCAACATAATTTTCTATGTTTACAGAAAATAACAATTGGATGGATTGATGCAAAAGAATGTCATGTACTGGATTTATGGGATGACAACTTGACAAGTCTTTGAATCTCAAAATGGGTAGATCCCTATTCGGTAGAGTGGGTTATCGTTGGGCCACATTAGCGTACATATGGTCCATTAGAAAATGGGCCAAAACTAGGGAGCAGGTCATGGTACAATTTGTGGAAGCCCAACTGATCAAAAATGCATATGGCTAGTTGGTAGGATTTTCcccttttcaaatttcaagtgaCATAGATTTCAACaaggaattcaaaatttaaaaagtaaatatttgATAAGAGTTAAAAAGTTTAagatttattatatatatatatataacaaataattttaactttgtCATGTACGTAGTTTTCTAGTTAAAGGGGGTTAATCCCCCTAGCTCCACCAATGCCTCGCCACCCTCTACCACACAGTTAAAATATGTCTTGATTGTTAAAAAACGATTTGATGTATTAAATTCTTGTGAtacatgaaatttgaaaaaggaACAAATCATATTAATATAGTGTGTACACAACATCATCATTCTATCAAGGCATGAATAATTGCTACTATGACTAAACAACTCATTATTAAAGTTCCAAAATTTCCTCTAAGCTTTCTCTCTCCATCTCGATcacaaatttattttacaaaggTTACTAATTGATCCAAACATCCAGTgatattagttatttatttcctccatttcaaaatatttgccatttttcactttttgaaaaattaactatatttacaaattttaagaTACTACATTTCCTCACCATACtgataagaaaagaaatatcaaattatatatttttcatataattttaaacatttaaattatttataacttaATATATCagtcttttagaaaaaaattgattcatGAATAAAGACTAAAGTAAAATATTTCAAGATTATGTTATGTCtgagattaattaaaatatccATCATTTATTGCACCTTAGATAAAAGGTGCAAGTAACCTAAATCTATCTAAATATCTAAAAATCCCATTCACACAAAAttgatattttcttattaatttattacagtACATTATTATTTCGTaaaaagagaggagaaaatAAGATCACATGGGAGCATGTGTGAATAATAATAAGGTCGTTGGTAAACGATGTTGTACGGTGGATATAGTACGGTTGCGACCCACAAAGTCACACGTTccattgttattatttttcttatatataaaataattggattatttattttaataagtaCACTACATATATGATTGGTAGGCACATCATCAAATTAAAAAGTCTAATATATGTGCACGTAAGTCAATAACGTATCTGACTTGTCCAATAAAATACTACAATTATAGACTACTTCCTATACTCTCTCTTTCAATGgcctctttttttgtttttggttcttAGGTACAAACTTTTACTCAATATTGCACTAATCCATGAACTTCTGTTTTATCACAATTATGCACTCAATTTTTGGGAAAACCATCCAAAGATgtttatatataatctaaaaTTGATTAATCTCATCCATTGTTTTGTTACGCCATTGGTCCATTTATGTTTTTCTTGGTTCGTAAATCTTCTCGTATTTTCCCTTTTATTGATGGAGCTACAACGTGAAAGGCttgtataaatttttcaaaaaaaaatatcaaacgTTTCACTATGATTTAAAATTACCTCGACATTACAACACAATTAGGAGTCAAGAGGTAAAATGAAATTGCTAAAGACGGGTAATATTAAACCAAATGTTTAACGTCAAAGTTGCTCAATTTTGaataatagaaggataattTAGATGTTACCCTATTTTTAAAGTACCTCCGTTAAGATATACGTTCACATTTCGAAATATGTTTTGGATATTCAACTGTTCTAATGTCAATTTATTCCGTTTACTATTCTTGTGGTGGTGTGATATCCCacatcattttaatttaatttttaatccGTGCTTTGTTTTTTCAGACCTTATTAAAAAGTTTATGAATTCAGTTCCTCAATGACCATTATATTCAAAACAAATCTTATAGTCAGCCAGCCCATATGATGTTGCTAGGAAGGAGGCATTTAATTTGCtgcattttcttttaaataatatacAATTGGCCCCATTGCTAGCTGTTGTACCATCATTTTATGAGTCCaactattgaaaaaaaaaaggagtgaACTCTTCCTAACAATTATAAAAACAAATACTCTATTCGTTCTAAAATAAGtggtattttaatttttttattttgtttaaaaataagTAGTATTTTTAAGATTTCAAACAGGATATAATCTTAGTCTTCCAAAATCATCTTTATTTCAATACAGAAATAATTATAACGTGTTCAAATTAAAAACATTACTTATTTTTGAAACGGAAGATTAATAAACAGTGAGACAGGAGACAGATACCCATCTTGAAGGAGGTGAAGTCAAATGAAGACGTCCTTGAAGTTTGAACATATGAAATCAAATCcttttgttcttttaaagtCATTTGGTTTCTTCAAAAAATCTCCAACATGAATGCACCGAGATCATGGAGGACATAAAGGATTTGACCCAAACAAAGATAAATACTCATAATATATTCGGATTataactttattatttattggaGACTTGTAAGATTTTTATAATTGACAAATGATTCTActctatatattataaaaatattgaccgtataaataaattttgatttacgTTTTACACAATCAGTGTAACTTCCAATTTGACGGAGAcggtatatattttttggatctaaatatacaatgtaatagactattaatttaatttaactcgCAATAACAGGTCGTTGTTGATACCAATTAGGCAATTACCATAAGTTGttagcacaagtagactttTGCTGAATTAATAGAAAACTTGgcatgttttatttaaattctCCTTAAATTATATCTGATCTTAATTATCTATGtactaatttttttactttttatttttataatcgTCAAGTACTCCTCAAATGACACAAGATAATGGAGATCCAATGGCATGATGAATGATCAGAGAATCACGAGGAAGTTACATTGAAGTTTCTATAGAGTTCGAACTTTTCAAGCCAATCCAAATGGAACAAACTTTTACGTGTCAAACTATTATAGCCTGATTTTATTGACTACTCACCAATCACTGAAACTTTCTGAATAAAAAAGTATGATTATTCTTTTCTTGAGTTCTTGGATCTTGCCAACCTTTTTGAAcctcaatttcctttttttgttttttcgtCAACTTACGAAAAagcagaagaaaaagaaaataacaacatTCACATcgaaataattaactcaaacaGAAGATGATTTTGATGAAGCAATCACATACATTGCAtccatttttgtttgtatacccaaaattcaaaatcggaataaaagaatgaaaataacgTTTTTTTTTCTCCTATACTTTTTCCTCCACGGTaataatacaaagaaaaaagatatgAACATGAAAACTCATTCCAATTTCATCCCCTAATGTCCTaagaaattacaaaaaaaaaaatgaatgaagaaaGACTATTGGGTAATTGACAGCaaatttttcaaatcaaaataatattttatttaattagttcCCTGGGAAACTACTAGTGTTGTTATTATTGCTTGAGGGACCGGACATGGGGCTGTTGCCGTTATTCGGATGAGAACCACCGATGATGGAGGAGATGGCAGCAGCAAGGGCGGCGGTGAAGTTAGGATCGGCGGTGATGGCAGCCGTGGCGGCGGAGAGCGTGTCATGAGAAATTGATGGGTGATGAATGTTGTCCTGAGAAATTTGTAAGCCCGAAAATTTCGATTGGTTATACAAAGGTTGCCCCATAATGTGAGGcatttgtggtgctgacattgAAGCGGCGAAATTCGGGTGATTAAGCCCAGCTGGTAAAGGGAATTGGAAATGAGGATTTGCTTGGTTAATTCTTTGGTGGTAATTAGGCAATGCTGCGTTTGGATTTTGGGCTGTGAGGTCTAATGTAACAGTAGGAAATGGAGCTGATGCTGAAATAGTTGCCATGTTTGATGAACATGGAAGCATTGCCCTTGCTAAGAAATTTGTGTTCATTAGCCCATCAGCACTTGGCATGGAACCAGAGAGTAACATGTTTGCTGCTGCGGATGTTGTTGATGCCATAGCCATGGCTGCTGGTGGTAGTGGGTGGTTATGTGTACCTTCGTATGTTGTTATTAAGATCGTCCTGTCGTCCGCACACCTTTGCACCTGAATAATTATGTCATGTAACTCGTAAATTTCTTTATACTGACTGTGTATATTTATAAGTTAGATAAAGTTGAGCATATATAGATGAGTACCTGTTTGCGCACTGGACAGCCAACAGCCATAGTGCAACGATAGTAAGCACGTGGACATGGATTGCCTTTTGCCATTTTCTGACCATATTTTCTCCACTGGCAACCATCACTAATCTGCGAAATTTTTATTACAAATGATTAATTTTGATGCTAAAATTGTTAAATACTACTATTAAGGATTGATATTTTAGGTGACGTACCATGGGAGCTTCTGATCGAGCACGGACGGAGACACGAGCTTTCCTCATGGTTGCTTCTGTTGATTGCTCAACAGGTTTTGATGATGAATTCATCAATTTAGGGGCCTTGTTTGGAGCCCAACTCTCAGATTCTGGGCTTTCTTCGCGGTTAATTGCCTTATCCCTTGACACTAATTCCATGTTGTTCCGAGGTGATCCAGATAGAGTTCTTTCTTCTGATGAGGAGTGAGAATGAGATGGTTCGTCCATCGGGTCAACTTTGGAACCACTTGGGCCTAGCTCCATGAATTGTCTTGGAACTATGGTCCCattattctcttttttcttttcttcatcagTCTTTGCGCCAACAACCTAAGGAATTGTTAACAATATACATCGGATTTAGAGTTTAAATTCTATACACATGTTCATTTCTAGAATGAGAAGTCATTGAATAATAGatcgataaaattaaattacatacaCAATTATTCAGAATTAATTTAGTAGAATACTACAGCAATGAAGTACCTCATGGGGATGTgtattttcagtttttgaattcagttgttgctgctgctgctgttgTTGCATGAGTGTAACAAGATGCATCTGAAGTGCAGAATAACTGCTGTTAACTTGAGTAAGCATCCCTTTTAAACGTTGATTCTCGGAATTCATCCGTTCAAGCTCAATTTGCAATTGTGCCAACTGCTAtttataaattaagaaaaaaaaaatcaagatacaagtcaattccaaaatcaaaatacatttaacaaaattgatttatttattttttaagataaactaattaataaagttAATAGTCAAATTAATTACCTGAATTTTAGCTCGTTTATCCTCAAGTACTTCCGATGAAACCCCATCATCTACGGTTGACTGATCACTCCCCGCGTTTGCAGTCACAAGTTGCAAACCAGTCTACAAAATTGAATAACAAACaattatcatcaattgaaaTTATTCTTGTCATACATCAAAAAGATATAGAGGTCGATCCAAAATTTAAACTCTATGGTTTAACCCAAAACAACGAAACTTACATTTACAACAAACTGATCATCAGTTCTGATAGAATTATCGCCTTGAGAATTTTCCTTCTTTACAATAGGCTTTTTATCGGAGAAGAAGTCGACTTCATTAACGATGCTACGTTTCTCATCGGAGGAGGAAAACATTTCACCAGCGTTATATTTAGGACttaaattaaaaccaaaaacaGGCTTGCTCTTGAAGAAACCAGCTCTATcagaattagaagaagaagtttCAAGGGTAAGACCCCATCCTTTGtccataaaaaatgaaatttggaggAATATAGAAGATCAAAAGCCAAAATAGAGAATGGAGAAAATTTGtggaaaaatgtagaaatagaAATATGATAAATTGAAGAGTCTAAGAAGTTTTTTAACAGATGCTCTGGACGCTGCTATAAAAAGACTTTGAGATGAGTAGCTTCCGCGAAGGTTACGTAGACCAAGAAAACTACTAGTactactttttaaatttttatttttttttaaaaaaaaaattatcctccCAAAAAATTGTCACTGTTACTCTTTAGACactcaaaacattttttttttacctaacagcaacttttcaaaattcttctaccatataaattatttctttttttaaaaaaataataataatatgatttgacacagaattttaaaaaaaaattgtaattgtaAATATGTGCTTAAATTAACATATTTatatcctttttttaaaaagagtggGAGTATaagtttataataaaaaaattataatacatttattttatttagaaactACTCAAAACTTacccaaaaatatatttataatatgttaattTTATTTCGAAACTACTCTAAGCCTACCCAAAATATAAATGAGTTAAtccttttaataaaaataatagaatcaTTTTGATTACCTTCTACTTCAAATTAATTACTTTcttggattttttaaaaaatttcatcaaatttttacaaaaaattgaaattttaggGTATGTcggtatggaaaaaaaattctaaaaaaaaacaattttgttATACTCAATTGGtcaaaaatttagatttttttttaaagaaaaacaagttgctcaatataaaaaaaatgacttcatGAAATTAGAAAAAACAAGATTAACAAGTGATATTCCATATTAATCGTATTACCACCCCACTaccacaattcataatatttatatataaataatttaaaataatactctctcTATTTTATATTAGTTGGTCATTTATTTACGAGTTTATTATGATAtcataaacaagaaaataattttattaatttattctttaaatacttcttgaaattttataaataaatatgaacatttttagaaaaaaattaattataagagTACTACacgaaaattttaattaataccattttaatttaataaaataaataaatagtataaAGAAATTAATAAGATGATCCACTAATATAGGAGGAAGACAATAATATTTAGTTATATACTCAacgactaaaaagaaaaagagaaaggaaaaagagTGGTCAAAAGTGGTAAATATTAAGGGAACGTAAGGTGGTGCGTCATTGTATGGGTGACAGGTGTCAATAAGTGGGACCCAAAAGGTGAGAGAAAAGCGGAATGAAGGAGTTTTCGTCTCAAAGGGTCAAGACTGAGTTTGACTCGTTCCTattaaaagtaaagaaaagaagaaatccACCGCCCCGAACGGTGCGGCGCGTCCCACgtgatcaaaagaaaaatacgaTTATCAGATATATTAAAGTCAACGGATTTGACGGACAAAATTTTCGGGTCACACTCATGACTGGGTAATCcggttttttttaataaattctacttcaaaatttatcttacttataataatttatataatcacGTAGATAACGTGATATGTTATAGCTGTCAAGTTTAAAAACTTCAGTCAATTTTACTTGTTAGGTTTTGTTTTACCCCctttttaagaaaagtagaaaaCATTACCTAGATAGTAATTTGACTAGCAAAGAGTAATTgatatgacatatttaaaattataactttaaaacaaaaaattatgataagtCAAActatatcaattaattaaaatgaaataagtaTGATTTAAGTGATTTGATCAGATGAAAACATATATTAACTAATCATTATAAAGTAAGAAAAAAGTGTGGACAAATCATGTACTTAATcatatggtatatatatatatcggaTGCGAGAGTATATTTTGACCTGATTATTTTTTCggtgaatttaatttttgaacttGTATTGATACAATtgtgttttaacttttaatacaaaaataaattttgcacAAATACGTACTTAACTGAAATATGTAAAACTCCAGCATAATTCAAAGCTCTGTTTGTAAAAGATTTCACCACAATATactaaagtttgaaatttttattttatcaacgAAGTTGTCTTTTATCATCAGTCATCAGACTGTCTggtatgattttttcttttgacttaTATTATCACAAAATatatctcaaaaaaattatacgTTAAAATTTTCCAAGCCTGCTATTTTGTGATCCTTTAAACTGTAACGGTGAAAATTCT
The Solanum stenotomum isolate F172 chromosome 12, ASM1918654v1, whole genome shotgun sequence DNA segment above includes these coding regions:
- the LOC125848653 gene encoding probable WRKY transcription factor 31 isoform X2; translation: MDKGWGLTLETSSSNSDRAGFFKSKPVFGFNLSPKYNAGEMFSSSDEKRSIVNEVDFFSDKKPIVKKENSQGDNSIRTDDQFVVNTGLQLVTANAGSDQSTVDDGVSSEVLEDKRAKIQLAQLQIELERMNSENQRLKGMLTQVNSSYSALQMHLVTLMQQQQQQQQLNSKTENTHPHEVVGAKTDEEKKKENNGTIVPRQFMELGPSGSKVDPMDEPSHSHSSSEERTLSGSPRNNMELVSRDKAINREESPESESWAPNKAPKLMNSSSKPVEQSTEATMRKARVSVRARSEAPMISDGCQWRKYGQKMAKGNPCPRAYYRCTMAVGCPVRKQVQRCADDRTILITTYEGTHNHPLPPAAMAMASTTSAAANMLLSGSMPSADGLMNTNFLARAMLPCSSNMATISASAPFPTVTLDLTAQNPNAALPNYHQRINQANPHFQFPLPAGLNHPNFAASMSAPQMPHIMGQPLYNQSKFSGLQISQDNIHHPSISHDTLSAATAAITADPNFTAALAAAISSIIGGSHPNNGNSPMSGPSSNNNNTSSFPGN
- the LOC125848653 gene encoding probable WRKY transcription factor 31 isoform X1, coding for MDKGWGLTLETSSSNSDRAGFFKSKPVFGFNLSPKYNAGEMFSSSDEKRSIVNEVDFFSDKKPIVKKENSQGDNSIRTDDQFVVNTGLQLVTANAGSDQSTVDDGVSSEVLEDKRAKIQQLAQLQIELERMNSENQRLKGMLTQVNSSYSALQMHLVTLMQQQQQQQQLNSKTENTHPHEVVGAKTDEEKKKENNGTIVPRQFMELGPSGSKVDPMDEPSHSHSSSEERTLSGSPRNNMELVSRDKAINREESPESESWAPNKAPKLMNSSSKPVEQSTEATMRKARVSVRARSEAPMISDGCQWRKYGQKMAKGNPCPRAYYRCTMAVGCPVRKQVQRCADDRTILITTYEGTHNHPLPPAAMAMASTTSAAANMLLSGSMPSADGLMNTNFLARAMLPCSSNMATISASAPFPTVTLDLTAQNPNAALPNYHQRINQANPHFQFPLPAGLNHPNFAASMSAPQMPHIMGQPLYNQSKFSGLQISQDNIHHPSISHDTLSAATAAITADPNFTAALAAAISSIIGGSHPNNGNSPMSGPSSNNNNTSSFPGN